A single Oscillospiraceae bacterium DNA region contains:
- a CDS encoding ParB/RepB/Spo0J family partition protein, with protein MVTDKPRLIFINPDRIVPNKYQPRKEFDESKLYELSQSIKEHGILQPLTVKQIEKDLYELIAGERRLRAAKLIGLTTVPVIVKKFSHEESMVLSIIENIQRHDLSYFEEAQSYRKLIEECHLTQEELAKKLGKTQSTVANKLRLLKLEPDLRTMVYENNLTERHARSILKLEDRELREKAINEIISKNLNVAQTESLVLTLLGEVRKEGKKNNTKLRCISLFKDLRIFSSTINQTVDLIKQSGLMVKSNKKETEDFIEYVIRVDKNLPNR; from the coding sequence ATAGTTACGGACAAGCCTCGTCTTATATTCATAAATCCTGACAGGATTGTACCTAACAAATATCAGCCGAGAAAAGAATTTGACGAATCCAAACTTTATGAGTTGTCCCAGTCGATTAAGGAACATGGAATATTGCAACCACTTACTGTTAAACAGATAGAAAAAGATTTATACGAACTTATAGCAGGAGAAAGACGATTAAGAGCCGCAAAACTTATTGGACTTACAACTGTTCCTGTAATTGTTAAAAAATTCTCGCACGAAGAGTCAATGGTTTTATCCATTATAGAGAATATTCAAAGACATGATTTAAGTTATTTTGAAGAAGCACAAAGTTACAGAAAACTTATTGAAGAATGTCATCTTACTCAGGAGGAACTTGCAAAAAAACTTGGAAAAACACAGTCGACTGTTGCAAATAAATTAAGACTTTTAAAATTGGAACCCGACCTAAGAACTATGGTATATGAAAATAATCTTACCGAAAGGCATGCCCGCTCAATATTAAAACTTGAGGACAGGGAACTGAGAGAAAAAGCAATAAACGAGATTATATCGAAAAATCTTAATGTTGCCCAAACTGAAAGTTTAGTTTTAACTTTGCTTGGAGAGGTAAGAAAAGAAGGAAAGAAAAATAACACTAAACTGCGATGTATAAGCCTTTTTAAAGATTTAAGAATTTTCTCAAGTACGATAAATCAGACTGTTGATTTAATTAAACAGTCGGGTCTTATGGTTAAATCAAATAAAAAAGAAACCGAAGACTTTATTGAATATGTTATTAGAGTAGACAAAAATCTACCTAATAGATAA
- a CDS encoding aspartate kinase — protein sequence MSLVVQKFGGSSVADAKKIFNVAGRITDAYNEGNDVVVVVSAMGDTTDDLIEKAKEINDKPSRREMDVLLSTGEQITISLLAMALEKMGYPVISLTGWQVAMITDSNNSKARLKTIKTQRILSELDKKKIVIVAGFQGVNEYNDITTLGRGGSDTTAVALAAALKADVCEIYTDVDGVYTADPRYVKGAKKLNDISYDEMLELASLGANVLHNRSVELAKKYNVNMEVKSSFEKIEGTKVKEVSLVEKMLVRGVAKDNDVARISVIGIPDEPGKAYRVFNLLAKNNISVDIILQSIGRDNTKDISFTVCMDQLDEAVKVLNDNLAILGAKEVKSRSDISKVSIVGAGMASNPGVAAKMFEALFDAQINIHMISTSEIKVSVLINEKNADKAVEVIHDKFFNE from the coding sequence ATGAGCCTGGTAGTTCAGAAATTCGGTGGTTCATCTGTTGCCGATGCAAAAAAGATTTTTAATGTTGCAGGCAGAATTACAGATGCATATAACGAAGGTAATGATGTTGTAGTAGTTGTATCTGCTATGGGTGACACTACTGATGATTTAATAGAAAAGGCTAAAGAAATTAACGATAAACCGTCAAGAAGAGAAATGGATGTTTTGTTATCTACAGGTGAGCAGATAACAATATCGCTTCTTGCGATGGCTTTAGAGAAAATGGGTTATCCTGTTATATCCTTGACCGGATGGCAGGTTGCAATGATTACTGACTCTAACAATTCAAAAGCAAGGCTTAAAACAATAAAAACACAAAGGATTTTAAGTGAACTTGACAAGAAAAAGATTGTTATTGTTGCAGGTTTCCAGGGTGTTAATGAATATAATGATATAACAACTTTGGGAAGAGGCGGCTCTGATACAACAGCAGTTGCACTTGCTGCAGCACTAAAGGCTGATGTTTGTGAAATCTACACAGATGTTGACGGCGTTTATACTGCTGACCCGAGATATGTTAAAGGCGCTAAAAAATTAAATGACATTTCGTATGATGAAATGCTGGAACTTGCATCACTTGGCGCAAATGTTTTGCATAATCGTTCGGTTGAACTTGCAAAAAAATATAATGTTAATATGGAAGTTAAATCAAGTTTTGAAAAAATAGAAGGAACCAAGGTTAAGGAGGTTAGTCTTGTGGAAAAGATGTTAGTTAGAGGGGTAGCAAAAGATAATGATGTTGCAAGAATTTCTGTTATAGGTATTCCTGATGAACCGGGAAAAGCATACAGAGTATTCAATCTTCTTGCAAAAAATAATATAAGTGTTGATATTATATTACAGTCAATAGGAAGAGATAATACAAAAGATATTTCGTTTACAGTATGTATGGACCAACTTGACGAAGCGGTTAAAGTGCTTAATGACAATCTTGCAATTTTAGGCGCTAAAGAAGTTAAATCAAGAAGTGATATCTCAAAAGTATCTATCGTTGGAGCAGGTATGGCATCAAATCCGGGTGTTGCTGCAAAAATGTTTGAAGCATTATTTGACGCTCAGATAAATATTCATATGATTTCAACATCTGAAATTAAAGTAAGTGTTTTAATTAATGAAAAAAATGCAGATAAGGCAGTGGAAGTAATACACGACAAATTTTTTAATGAATAA
- a CDS encoding DUF378 domain-containing protein produces the protein MIDKIALILVIVGALNWGSVGIFGFDAVGWLFGGQLAILSRIIFTLVGLAGLWSITMLFKDNR, from the coding sequence ATGATTGATAAAATTGCACTTATACTTGTAATTGTCGGAGCACTTAACTGGGGAAGCGTAGGTATTTTTGGTTTTGATGCTGTAGGATGGCTTTTCGGAGGACAACTTGCAATCCTTTCAAGAATTATTTTTACGCTTGTCGGTCTTGCAGGACTGTGGTCAATCACTATGCTTTTTAAAGACAACAGATAA
- the rsmG gene encoding 16S rRNA (guanine(527)-N(7))-methyltransferase RsmG, with protein sequence MTHLKEIFSQMELELNDLQEEQFNKYTDLLIDYNKKVNLTSILEPSQINLKHYLDSVLPVHTGCFKDGMKVIDVGCGAGFPSVPLKIYMPSLKFTLLDSLNKRINFLNILTDELDLSEILTVHSRAEDAGHNEEFREKYDICVARAVAPLNVLMEYCTPFVKVGGFFIALKGKDGEAELESSKKAMEILNVKLFDTLEFTLPGTDNQRKIYVFKKVSPTPKKYPRQAGKPTKSPL encoded by the coding sequence ATGACTCATTTAAAAGAAATATTTTCTCAAATGGAACTTGAGTTGAACGACTTACAGGAAGAACAATTTAATAAATATACCGATTTGTTAATAGATTATAATAAAAAAGTTAATCTTACATCTATTTTAGAGCCTTCCCAGATTAATTTAAAACATTATCTTGACAGTGTTCTTCCTGTCCATACAGGATGTTTTAAAGATGGTATGAAAGTAATTGATGTCGGATGCGGAGCAGGCTTTCCGTCAGTTCCCTTAAAAATTTATATGCCGTCTTTAAAATTCACCTTGCTTGATTCTTTAAACAAAAGAATAAACTTTTTAAATATTTTAACAGATGAACTTGATTTGTCTGAAATTCTGACAGTTCATTCCCGTGCGGAAGATGCAGGGCATAACGAAGAATTCAGGGAAAAATACGATATTTGTGTTGCACGTGCTGTTGCGCCTTTAAATGTGTTAATGGAATATTGCACACCTTTTGTAAAAGTGGGAGGATTCTTTATTGCATTAAAAGGAAAAGACGGAGAGGCAGAACTTGAAAGTTCAAAAAAAGCAATGGAAATTCTTAATGTAAAACTTTTTGATACTTTGGAATTTACTCTTCCGGGAACGGATAACCAAAGAAAAATATATGTCTTTAAAAAAGTTTCACCAACCCCTAAAAAGTATCCAAGACAAGCAGGGAAACCTACGAAATCTCCGTTGTAG
- a CDS encoding ACT domain-containing protein — protein MPGRDKLYIVSKEALSEVLKKTLYAKELLETKKVANTTEAIKKAGISRGAFYKYKDLIMPFYDMQSEKKITFLMVLEDVKGVLSKILNIMAKYNVNVITINQNVPIDKVANVTITVDTFETKIKAEDLVKKIGSVEGVKKIDIISSGT, from the coding sequence ATGCCCGGCAGGGATAAACTCTATATAGTATCAAAAGAGGCACTTTCGGAAGTTCTTAAAAAAACTTTATATGCAAAAGAACTTCTTGAAACAAAAAAAGTTGCCAATACTACTGAAGCGATTAAAAAAGCGGGGATTTCACGAGGCGCTTTTTATAAATATAAAGACCTTATAATGCCCTTTTACGATATGCAGTCGGAAAAGAAGATTACTTTTTTAATGGTTTTAGAAGATGTAAAGGGTGTTTTGTCTAAAATTTTAAATATTATGGCAAAATATAATGTAAATGTTATTACAATAAATCAAAATGTTCCAATTGATAAGGTTGCAAATGTAACAATAACTGTTGATACTTTTGAAACCAAAATCAAAGCAGAAGACCTCGTAAAAAAAATAGGCAGTGTTGAAGGTGTAAAAAAGATAGACATCATTTCAAGCGGAACATAA
- a CDS encoding Ryanodine receptor Ryr — translation MRNNAMYKPNPEDTSKIKLPKEIETLTEMIAKNTHENWAKSKIEEGWTLGDKIDEKKLTHPCLVEYEKLSEKDKEYDRVTAMESIKFLIKKGYKITR, via the coding sequence ATGAGGAATAATGCTATGTATAAACCTAATCCTGAAGATACAAGTAAAATAAAATTACCAAAGGAAATAGAAACCTTAACCGAAATGATAGCAAAGAACACCCACGAAAACTGGGCGAAAAGCAAAATAGAAGAAGGCTGGACTTTAGGGGATAAAATTGATGAAAAAAAACTTACTCATCCTTGCCTTGTAGAATATGAAAAATTATCTGAAAAAGATAAAGAGTATGACAGGGTTACTGCGATGGAAAGTATAAAATTTTTAATAAAAAAGGGATATAAAATAACAAGATAG
- a CDS encoding toll/interleukin-1 receptor domain-containing protein: MKRVVCIALILILASANLTAYGFVYPTYEGVNKNEVTYTERINIVFDNSGHEYVETMFQNVLMASAVSENTKIWIYPVAGQQEPILVEPSGAFSDKYYNLYSKSSNEFKAENIYEKALNDLKNDTSVSKKRLILMPGENVAQIRSEFNYVYLENYMASNPDILFSMFYNGSYMLNVPSYRKYSNYECVDDKDFHEFMLLQNGYSLCEAIFNEQESVVKIEKGSAGNNIAIFAKGYKTRRANVDGTRKDVDLDLFISGCLLNTEGYETYKAKSKVKGVSLSYNNFSMKYDSNYNASYALFTLDGTTINPLEDDLYIPVINANSVTVYYRNQKGAGVCSENTVYKNDVDKKIFNINAPQEDAVSKEESSGTGLLTKPFSSTAQSEETGVKKVLSIVLGILGTVLGLIIRLIKLAIFVFIILLIFVPKVRSYVQLKILSSKFAPYYEKLVIKVKKIISDIVGAGVKIKGATDMQGDYVFISKASADMGLPNNRVALVVKELEKRGIKCWLSETGIKAGDNYNAVLPLAIRSCKMFLLFISPMSVKSSDVVSEIGTAKEYKKPIVPVQIEQFDLFKMYSDWAYMLKQYQKTDLFSSKEEDVKAICDQIVEAYNKI; this comes from the coding sequence ATGAAAAGAGTTGTTTGCATTGCACTTATCTTAATTTTGGCATCGGCTAATTTAACCGCTTACGGTTTTGTTTATCCGACTTATGAAGGGGTAAATAAAAATGAGGTTACATATACTGAAAGGATAAATATTGTTTTTGATAATTCGGGGCATGAGTATGTTGAAACAATGTTTCAGAATGTTTTGATGGCATCTGCTGTTTCTGAAAATACAAAAATTTGGATTTATCCTGTTGCAGGTCAGCAGGAACCAATTTTAGTTGAGCCATCGGGTGCGTTTTCTGATAAATATTATAATCTTTATTCTAAATCAAGTAATGAGTTTAAGGCAGAAAACATATATGAAAAGGCACTTAACGATTTAAAAAACGATACCAGTGTATCTAAAAAAAGACTTATTCTTATGCCTGGCGAAAATGTAGCACAGATAAGAAGTGAGTTTAATTATGTTTATTTAGAAAATTATATGGCGTCCAACCCTGATATTTTATTTTCTATGTTTTATAACGGTAGCTATATGCTTAATGTTCCTTCTTATCGTAAATATTCAAACTATGAATGTGTAGACGATAAAGATTTCCACGAATTTATGCTTTTGCAGAATGGTTACTCTCTATGTGAAGCAATTTTTAATGAACAGGAAAGTGTTGTTAAAATCGAAAAGGGAAGTGCAGGGAACAACATTGCCATTTTTGCTAAAGGCTATAAAACAAGAAGAGCGAATGTTGACGGAACCCGTAAAGACGTAGATTTAGACCTTTTTATAAGCGGATGTTTGTTAAATACTGAGGGTTATGAAACATATAAGGCTAAATCAAAGGTTAAGGGAGTTTCTTTAAGTTATAATAACTTCTCAATGAAATATGATTCCAACTATAATGCTTCTTATGCTTTGTTTACTTTAGACGGAACAACCATTAACCCTCTTGAAGATGATTTATATATACCTGTAATAAATGCAAATTCAGTCACTGTATACTATAGAAACCAAAAAGGTGCAGGGGTATGCTCAGAGAATACTGTTTATAAAAATGATGTTGACAAGAAAATTTTTAATATTAATGCACCACAGGAAGATGCAGTTTCTAAGGAAGAAAGTTCAGGAACAGGACTTTTAACTAAACCGTTTAGTTCAACTGCGCAATCGGAAGAAACAGGCGTTAAAAAAGTTCTTTCGATAGTTTTGGGGATTTTGGGTACTGTACTCGGGTTAATTATCAGACTTATAAAATTAGCAATATTTGTATTTATTATTCTTCTTATTTTTGTTCCTAAAGTAAGAAGTTATGTTCAACTTAAAATTTTAAGTTCGAAATTCGCACCGTATTATGAAAAACTTGTTATAAAAGTAAAGAAGATAATTTCAGATATAGTTGGTGCAGGTGTTAAAATCAAAGGTGCGACCGATATGCAGGGTGACTATGTATTCATTTCCAAGGCAAGTGCAGATATGGGACTTCCTAACAACAGAGTTGCACTTGTTGTAAAAGAACTTGAAAAAAGAGGAATAAAATGCTGGCTTTCGGAAACAGGTATTAAGGCAGGCGATAACTATAATGCAGTTCTTCCTCTTGCTATAAGAAGTTGTAAAATGTTCTTGCTCTTTATATCGCCTATGTCAGTAAAATCTTCGGATGTTGTTTCGGAAATCGGCACGGCTAAAGAGTATAAAAAACCTATAGTTCCTGTTCAGATAGAACAGTTTGACTTGTTTAAAATGTATTCCGACTGGGCATATATGTTAAAACAGTACCAGAAAACAGACTTGTTCTCATCAAAAGAAGAAGATGTAAAAGCAATATGCGACCAGATTGTAGAAGCATATAATAAAATATAA
- a CDS encoding cofactor-independent phosphoglycerate mutase, with translation MKYVIILGDGMADLPIPEINNKTPLEIANKPYMDKFAKIGVMGKLRTVYEGLKPGSDVANLCVMGFDPSKNYSGRSPLEAASIGVELTDTDITYRANLVTLSDEDNYCDKTMIDYSAGEITTSEAREIIKTLKEELEDEIFSLYPGISYRHLLLRKDMKEAGPLTPPHDISDKVVGEYLPSDKSILALMEKSYEILKNHPVNLKRIKEGKNPANSIWVWGEGTKPQLENYKEKFGITGSVISAVDLIKGIALLSGLKSIDVEGATGNVHTDFLAKAKAGIEALKNGDEYLYLHIEAADESGHQGSLSDKVKSIELIDEKVVKPIYEYLLSTKEEFRLLVLPDHPTPVALKTHTSEPVPFVLVKDSDYEEKNDYIYSEKDADKSGIYFEKGHKLISEIIKNKI, from the coding sequence ATGAAGTATGTTATTATATTGGGAGATGGTATGGCAGACCTTCCCATTCCCGAAATAAACAATAAAACTCCTTTGGAGATTGCAAACAAGCCATATATGGACAAATTTGCAAAGATTGGAGTTATGGGAAAATTAAGAACTGTATACGAAGGTTTAAAACCGGGAAGTGATGTTGCGAACCTTTGTGTTATGGGTTTTGACCCGAGCAAAAATTACAGCGGACGTTCTCCTTTAGAGGCCGCAAGTATCGGAGTAGAGTTAACGGATACGGATATTACATACAGAGCAAATCTTGTTACATTATCAGACGAAGACAATTATTGTGATAAAACTATGATAGATTACAGTGCAGGAGAAATTACAACAAGTGAAGCAAGAGAAATTATTAAAACTTTAAAAGAGGAACTTGAAGATGAAATTTTTTCTTTGTATCCGGGAATAAGTTACCGCCATCTGCTTTTAAGAAAAGATATGAAAGAAGCAGGTCCTCTTACCCCTCCTCATGATATATCTGACAAAGTTGTAGGCGAGTATCTTCCTTCGGATAAATCAATTCTTGCACTTATGGAAAAAAGTTATGAAATTTTAAAAAATCATCCTGTTAATCTAAAAAGAATTAAAGAAGGTAAAAATCCTGCAAATTCTATATGGGTTTGGGGAGAAGGAACAAAACCTCAACTTGAAAACTATAAAGAAAAATTCGGAATAACAGGAAGTGTTATATCGGCAGTTGACTTAATAAAAGGTATTGCTCTTTTAAGCGGGCTTAAAAGCATAGATGTAGAAGGTGCTACAGGAAATGTGCATACAGACTTTTTGGCTAAAGCAAAAGCAGGGATTGAAGCCTTAAAAAACGGTGACGAATATCTTTACCTTCACATTGAGGCTGCAGATGAAAGCGGCCATCAGGGGAGTTTATCCGACAAAGTTAAATCAATTGAACTGATTGATGAAAAAGTTGTAAAACCAATATATGAATATCTTTTAAGTACAAAAGAAGAATTCAGACTTTTAGTTTTACCTGACCATCCTACACCGGTTGCACTTAAAACTCATACAAGCGAGCCTGTTCCGTTTGTACTTGTAAAAGATTCTGACTATGAAGAAAAAAACGATTATATTTATTCAGAAAAAGATGCAGATAAATCAGGCATATATTTTGAAAAAGGTCATAAGTTAATAAGTGAAATAATTAAAAATAAAATATAA
- a CDS encoding phospho-sugar mutase codes for MNNMYIKEYEKWLNYENLDKELKEELLEIKDNDKEIKERFIKLLEFGTAGLRGIIGAGINRMNKYVVGLATQGLSEVIKEKGGEKRGVVIAYDSRKNSDVFALETAKVLAANGIKAYLFESLRPVPELSFAIRELKTIAGVVITASHNPYKYNGYKAYWEDGSQLPPKEAGKVFEIMESLSIFDVKRAEDNHPLINIIGKEIDEQFINEVLKLQIRKDVNKDIKIIYTPFHGTGNIPVREVLKRAGFTNVTVVKEQEMPDPMFSTVKSPNPEDKEGFNIAMEYAKRDGANLILGTDPDCDRVGIVVKNKNDEFVCMTGNQVGALLTHYILEGLKEQGRLPKNGAVIKSIVSTKMAKDICDDFNVKMVDVLTGFKFIGEKIKEYEKDLSHTFLFGFEESYGYLSGTHARDKDGVNACLLIAEMAAYYNDKGMTLYDAMENLYEKYGYFKEQVISVSFEGLEGMEKIKNIMISLRNDTPKTLGGFPVTKVIDYKEGVEGLPSADVLRFELSDDTTLFIRPSGTEPKIKGYIMVKTPTNSESEEKLKLYKEELNKLFD; via the coding sequence ATGAATAATATGTATATTAAAGAGTATGAAAAATGGCTAAACTACGAAAATTTAGATAAGGAACTTAAAGAAGAACTTTTGGAAATCAAGGATAACGACAAAGAAATAAAAGAAAGATTTATAAAGCTGTTGGAATTTGGCACAGCAGGACTTCGCGGAATAATCGGCGCAGGAATAAACAGAATGAACAAATATGTTGTAGGTCTTGCAACTCAAGGTTTAAGTGAAGTTATAAAAGAAAAAGGTGGAGAAAAAAGAGGGGTTGTTATTGCCTATGACTCAAGAAAAAATTCTGACGTTTTCGCATTAGAAACTGCAAAAGTTCTTGCAGCGAACGGAATTAAAGCATATCTTTTTGAAAGTTTAAGACCTGTTCCCGAACTTTCCTTTGCCATAAGAGAGTTAAAAACTATCGCAGGTGTTGTTATTACCGCAAGTCATAATCCGTATAAGTACAACGGGTATAAAGCGTACTGGGAAGACGGTTCGCAACTTCCTCCAAAAGAAGCAGGCAAGGTATTTGAAATCATGGAATCTCTTTCAATATTTGATGTTAAAAGAGCAGAAGATAATCATCCTTTAATAAATATCATAGGAAAAGAAATTGATGAACAATTTATAAACGAAGTATTAAAATTACAAATAAGAAAAGACGTAAATAAAGACATTAAGATTATTTACACACCATTTCACGGCACAGGAAACATACCTGTAAGAGAAGTTTTAAAAAGAGCAGGTTTTACTAATGTGACTGTTGTTAAAGAACAGGAAATGCCGGACCCGATGTTTTCAACCGTTAAATCCCCTAATCCTGAAGACAAAGAGGGATTTAACATTGCAATGGAATATGCAAAACGTGACGGTGCAAACTTAATTTTAGGAACTGACCCTGACTGCGACCGTGTGGGAATAGTTGTTAAGAATAAAAATGATGAATTTGTTTGTATGACAGGAAATCAGGTAGGTGCTTTACTTACCCACTATATTTTAGAAGGCTTAAAAGAACAGGGCAGATTGCCAAAAAACGGTGCAGTTATTAAATCAATTGTTTCAACTAAAATGGCAAAAGATATTTGTGATGACTTTAACGTAAAAATGGTTGACGTTCTTACAGGCTTTAAATTTATTGGTGAAAAAATAAAAGAATATGAAAAAGATTTAAGCCATACTTTCCTCTTTGGCTTTGAAGAAAGTTACGGATACTTAAGCGGAACTCACGCAAGAGATAAAGACGGTGTTAATGCATGTCTTCTTATTGCTGAAATGGCAGCATATTATAATGATAAAGGTATGACCTTATATGACGCTATGGAAAATCTTTATGAAAAATACGGCTATTTCAAAGAACAGGTTATTTCTGTTTCATTTGAAGGCTTAGAAGGTATGGAAAAAATCAAAAATATTATGATATCTTTAAGAAATGATACCCCAAAAACGCTTGGCGGTTTTCCTGTAACAAAAGTTATTGACTATAAAGAAGGAGTCGAAGGACTTCCTTCAGCCGATGTTTTAAGATTTGAACTTTCTGATGATACCACACTATTTATAAGACCATCAGGAACCGAGCCTAAAATCAAAGGTTATATTATGGTTAAAACACCGACAAACAGCGAATCTGAAGAAAAATTAAAACTTTACAAAGAAGAGTTAAATAAACTTTTTGATTAA
- a CDS encoding homoserine dehydrogenase, producing the protein MAKVAVLGYGVVGSGVVEVLNTNKDSIFKKVSEDIEVKYILDIREFANDPYGHLVTKDFDKILNDDEVSVVAEVMGGLNPSYEFTKQLLKSGKHVVTSNKELVATHGTELLKIAKENNVNYLFEASVGGGIPIIRPLYQCLAGNEISKVTGILNGTTNYILTKMFKEGVSFSKALSDAQEKGYAEKNPDADVCGHDACRKIAILTSLVYGKNVDYKKINTIGITDIDSYDVSYAEKLGGVLKLIGQSEIEDGKVYSSVEPAILEKNHPLANIEDVFNGILVSGNAIGDVMFYGRGAGKLPTASAVVADIIDAVRNKDGSEKYFWKEEDGDFVMPYSEIKSSYLVRIEGNLDKVKLEKVFGDVETCVIKDGEFAFITPFAKNCELDEILKDFNVIKKIKVVK; encoded by the coding sequence ATGGCAAAAGTTGCAGTATTGGGATACGGAGTAGTAGGATCCGGAGTAGTTGAAGTTCTTAATACAAATAAAGATTCAATTTTTAAAAAAGTATCGGAAGATATAGAAGTTAAGTATATACTTGATATAAGAGAATTTGCAAATGATCCGTACGGTCATCTTGTAACGAAAGATTTTGATAAAATTTTAAATGATGATGAGGTTTCGGTAGTTGCAGAAGTTATGGGAGGGCTTAACCCTTCGTATGAATTTACAAAACAACTTCTTAAATCGGGAAAACACGTTGTAACATCAAATAAAGAACTTGTGGCAACGCATGGCACCGAACTTTTGAAAATAGCAAAAGAAAATAATGTAAATTACTTATTCGAAGCAAGTGTTGGCGGAGGTATTCCTATTATACGACCTCTTTATCAGTGCCTTGCAGGTAATGAAATATCAAAGGTTACAGGAATACTAAACGGAACAACAAACTATATTTTAACCAAGATGTTTAAAGAAGGTGTTTCTTTTTCTAAGGCGCTTTCAGATGCTCAGGAAAAAGGCTATGCAGAAAAAAATCCTGATGCTGATGTTTGCGGTCACGATGCCTGCAGAAAAATTGCAATTCTTACATCTTTGGTTTATGGGAAAAATGTTGACTATAAAAAAATAAATACAATAGGGATAACTGATATAGATTCTTATGACGTAAGTTATGCTGAAAAACTTGGCGGCGTTTTAAAACTTATAGGCCAGTCAGAGATTGAAGACGGTAAGGTTTACTCTTCGGTTGAACCTGCGATCCTTGAAAAAAATCATCCTCTTGCCAATATTGAAGACGTGTTCAACGGGATACTTGTCAGCGGAAATGCTATAGGCGATGTTATGTTCTACGGACGTGGTGCTGGTAAACTTCCTACTGCAAGTGCGGTTGTTGCCGATATTATTGATGCTGTACGAAATAAAGACGGTAGCGAAAAATATTTCTGGAAAGAAGAAGATGGCGATTTTGTTATGCCGTATTCTGAAATTAAATCTTCTTATCTTGTGCGTATAGAAGGAAATTTAGATAAAGTAAAATTAGAAAAAGTTTTTGGTGATGTTGAAACTTGCGTGATAAAAGACGGAGAGTTTGCATTTATTACTCCGTTTGCTAAAAATTGCGAACTTGATGAGATTTTAAAAGACTTTAATGTAATTAAGAAAATAAAGGTTGTTAAATAA